ACGAACTGAATGCGTTGATCCCAATGGTTGTCGAACAAACGAGCCGAGGTGAACGGGCCTACGATATTTTCTCCCGTTTACTCAAAGATAACATCATCTTCATCGGCACACCGATTGACGACACGGTGGCCAATCTGGTGATCGCTCAGCTCCTTTTCCTGGAAGCCGAGGATCCGGACCGCGACATCTCCATTTACATCAACAGTCCTGGCGGG
The genomic region above belongs to Blastocatellia bacterium and contains:
- a CDS encoding ATP-dependent Clp protease proteolytic subunit — protein: MRFDELNALIPMVVEQTSRGERAYDIFSRLLKDNIIFIGTPIDDTVANLVIAQLLFLEAEDPDRDISIYINSPGG